One Erysipelothrix amsterdamensis DNA window includes the following coding sequences:
- a CDS encoding YczE/YyaS/YitT family protein produces the protein MKHKKLPIRILIAAIGLMISGIGVGIFIFSQLGVDPASVFQLGLAKQLGIRYGDASALMNLVILTIVFIIDRKFINISSFLAIFLIGYTADFTNTILMGILPSDFSVGIRMVLMIIGCGIMASGIPIYIRANLGVGAVDLISEIISDKSGVAYRMVRIIGDLTLVIVGYFLGGTAGVGTIVAVVMTGPIVQFLRPHTNKMVDRIIGEYDE, from the coding sequence ATTGCGGCAATTGGATTAATGATTTCAGGAATCGGTGTCGGAATCTTTATTTTTAGTCAATTAGGTGTTGACCCAGCAAGTGTTTTTCAACTGGGTCTCGCCAAACAACTTGGGATCCGTTATGGAGATGCATCCGCTTTGATGAATCTGGTTATTCTAACCATCGTTTTCATCATTGATCGCAAGTTTATTAACATTTCATCTTTTTTAGCGATTTTTTTAATCGGATACACAGCAGATTTTACCAACACAATCTTAATGGGGATTTTACCATCAGATTTTTCAGTTGGTATTCGGATGGTGTTGATGATTATCGGATGTGGGATTATGGCATCGGGAATCCCCATATACATTCGTGCTAATTTAGGTGTCGGTGCAGTTGATTTGATTTCCGAAATTATTTCGGATAAAAGTGGTGTCGCTTATCGTATGGTTCGCATTATTGGCGATTTAACCTTGGTTATTGTAGGTTATTTTTTGGGCGGGACAGCAGGCGTTGGTACCATCGTGGCAGTTGTTATGACGGGCCCGATTGTACAATTCTTAAGACCCCATACCAATAAGATGGTAGATAGGATAATAGGTGAATATGATGAATAG
- a CDS encoding nucleoside hydrolase — protein MNRVILDIDSVGDDILAVIFGILDPHTSLEAITTVCGASGDIEQATWVALNTVALTHRHIPVYAGKAQPMKPISLEHGDPVNFHELLRGKLGDRLDRFNEAQSMPSQAAETTDAVDYIIETVKNNPNEITIVTTGPMTNLGEAIQKCPDIASDIKQVIALGGNFEIAGNITPLSEYNIWADPEAAKIVFNSDVKDIILVPLDICENNDFAASMLSRDDLYDLKTYGKSNDVIEYITHKFPVYIDIWREFFDLSGFPMDDIITLALVAHPHLCTFSEPVHVDVEVEGTLARGATVAYFGKQIMHNPLKEHRNVRIAQSVKGRSFMKLFVDTIIADSYI, from the coding sequence ATGAATAGAGTAATCTTAGATATAGACTCCGTTGGAGATGATATTTTAGCGGTAATCTTTGGGATCTTAGACCCCCATACGTCACTTGAGGCAATAACAACCGTTTGTGGAGCAAGTGGTGACATTGAGCAAGCTACCTGGGTTGCCCTCAACACAGTTGCATTAACACATAGACACATACCGGTATATGCCGGCAAGGCACAACCGATGAAACCTATTTCTCTTGAACATGGTGATCCTGTAAACTTCCATGAATTACTTCGTGGTAAACTAGGGGATCGTTTGGATCGATTTAATGAAGCACAGTCAATGCCTTCGCAGGCAGCAGAAACAACTGATGCTGTCGATTACATCATCGAAACGGTAAAAAATAATCCCAATGAGATTACAATTGTAACAACAGGACCAATGACAAATCTCGGGGAGGCTATACAGAAGTGCCCTGATATTGCATCGGATATCAAACAAGTAATTGCACTTGGTGGTAATTTTGAAATTGCTGGAAACATTACGCCTTTATCCGAATACAATATTTGGGCAGATCCAGAAGCCGCTAAGATTGTTTTTAACTCTGATGTTAAAGATATTATCTTGGTTCCATTAGATATTTGTGAGAACAATGATTTCGCAGCTTCTATGCTTTCCCGAGATGATTTATACGACCTTAAGACATACGGTAAAAGTAATGATGTCATCGAGTATATCACGCATAAATTTCCTGTATATATAGATATATGGCGTGAGTTTTTTGATTTATCGGGATTCCCAATGGATGATATTATTACGCTAGCATTGGTTGCACACCCACACTTGTGTACATTTTCTGAACCAGTTCATGTGGATGTTGAAGTAGAAGGAACATTGGCACGAGGTGCAACCGTAGCTTACTTTGGTAAACAAATTATGCATAACCCGTTAAAAGAGCATCGAAATGTACGTATTGCACAGTCCGTCAAAGGAAGATCCTTCATGAAACTGTTTGTTGATACCATCATTGCTGACTCATACATATAA